From the genome of Deltaproteobacteria bacterium:
CCAGTATGGCCAGGTAACCGCGGGCATCGATGGTGCTTGATTCGGCGGGACTTCCTATTTTCCAGAACAAAAGCACTGGGAAAAAAATATAATAGATCAGCCTGTCCGACGTCTTCAAAAACGTTTCGTTGGTTAGGCGGAAGCGTGCGAGAATCGAGCCCAGACCAATGACGAGAAAAACCGGCAGGACACTGTCCAAAACCATGGAAATCCCATTCAGGTTCGAATTGGCCGCTCAGACGGATGTTGAACGATACCGCTACCAAGCGACGAGTGGCGGAAGTGGAAGTATAGGGAAGACGGGCGCCGTGTTCAAGGAAAACACTTCAGAGCTTTTGAACTTCCAGGCCGCCTCCTGAATAACCGAGCGAGGGCCAAGATGAAACTGTTCGTTTCCAATTACGCAAGCCAACACAAATTCGAGCGCTTCGGCGTACTAAGGCGTGTCCGTATCTCCCGTGGCAAAGACCGGCTGGGACGCTTCGACACCAGTGTGATCGAGCTGGCGCCCAGCCGGCGACTCCTCGAACGCTACCGTAGCGCGAACATAGACGAGAACGAATACGCCCATAAGTACTGGGAGGAAGTAGATCCTGTATGGCGCTTTGCCGTCAGCCGGCTAAGAGACGGCGACTGTCTTCTTTGCTTTTGTCCTGTCGGAAGTCCGTGTCATCGTCTTCTCGTGGCGGAAAGACTCAGAAAGGAAGGACATCAAGTGGTCGAGTTCTAGGGGGGGAACGCTTTCCTCATCTTGATGGAATAACGGTCCTGGACAAGAAGAGTCTTTCTGTGTTATGAATCATGAATTCATACGGAGGCCAACGTCGTTTTTTGTGTGCGCAGATTCATACGTTTGGCGAATGGCGCCGAGGGTGGTCAGGAACCGCCGGCGTCTCTCCGGGTCCGGATTCAACCAAGATATTGAACGATCCGTGGAAAAGGCCTGTACGAGTTGTCTATCGACGACCGTACGCCGCGGAGACCTCTGGCCTTTATATCACACACAGTAAGGACGGAAGGTTACGAACATGTTTCTCCTTGGTTTCGTTTCTATTTCAATCGTTTTGGTTCTATTCGCCGCCGGGGAAGCCCACGCGTATCTGGACGCCGGAAGCGGCAGCATGCTGATCCAAATTATTCTGGGCGGAGCGGCCGGCCTGGTAGTGATACTGAAGCTTTTCTGGCGCCGCATACTGGAGGTTCTGGGAATCGCGAAACAGGATACGAACTAGGATCTGTTCGAGCTTCCGCGCGAGATGGAGTCGAGGCCTCAAGCGCCCGCACGTCCCAACCGGGGCTCGGTCCCACCCAAACCCGGTCCTGCTCCGATGCCCGTAGTCGCTTTGGGAAACCATTCCGTGGAACCCGGCTCTTTTCGAGACCGAAACGGCCGAGTTGTGTACACCGCAGAAGGTGTGTTCCGTCTGCTGAGCGATCA
Proteins encoded in this window:
- a CDS encoding DUF488 family protein; translated protein: MKLFVSNYASQHKFERFGVLRRVRISRGKDRLGRFDTSVIELAPSRRLLERYRSANIDENEYAHKYWEEVDPVWRFAVSRLRDGDCLLCFCPVGSPCHRLLVAERLRKEGHQVVEF